A single window of Nakaseomyces glabratus chromosome G, complete sequence DNA harbors:
- the IDH1 gene encoding isocitrate dehydrogenase (NAD(+)) IDH1 (CAGL0G02673g~Ortholog(s) have isocitrate dehydrogenase (NAD+) activity, role in isocitrate metabolic process, tricarboxylic acid cycle and cytoplasm localization), producing MFRTVQRRGMASMAKELVLPKKYGGRYTVTLIPGDGVGKEITDSVVSIFEAENIPVDWERVDISTSDNIQDVSQAVESLKRNKIGLKGIWHTSADIADHGSFNVALRKQLDMFAHVAFFKSVPGVKTKIPNVDLVVIRENTEGEYSGLEHESVPGVVESLKIITKAKSERIARFAFDFAKKYNRKSVCAVHKANIMKMGDGLFRNTVTEIGANEYPDIQTSSIIVDNASMQAVAKPHQFDVMVTPSMYGTIIGNIGAALIGGPGLVAGAHYGREHAVFEPGSQHVGLDIKGKNVANPTAMILSSTLMLQHLGLTESAKRIAKATHDVISLGQVTTKDIGGSASTTEFTEAIIKRLGEL from the coding sequence ATGTTCAGAACAGTGCAAAGAAGGGGTATGGCCTCTATGGCCAAGGAGTTGGTCTTGCCTAAGAAGTATGGTGGTAGATACACTGTGACTTTGATTCCTGGTGACGGTGTTGGTAAGGAGATCACGGACTCTGTTGTGTCTATCTTCGAAGCTGAGAATATTCCTGTTGACTGGGAGAGAGTGGACATCAGCACTTCTGACAACATCCAGGACGTCTCCCAGGCTGTGGAGTCCCTGAAGAGAAACAAGATCGGTTTGAAAGGTATCTGGCATACCTCCGCCGACATCGCGGACCATGGCTCTTTCAACGTGGCGTTGAGGAAGCAGCTGGATATGTTCGCCCACGTAGCGTTCTTCAAGTCTGTCCCAGGTGTCAAGACCAAGATCCCAAACGTGGACTTGGTGGTCATCAGAGAGAACACAGAAGGTGAGTACTCCGGTCTGGAGCACGAGTCCGTGCCAGGTGTAGTAGAGTCCCTAAAGATCATCACAAAGGCCAAGTCCGAGAGAATCGCCAGATTCGCCTTTGATTTCGCCAAGAAATACAACAGAAAGAGCGTGTGCGCTGTCCACAAGGCCAACATCATGAAGATGGGTGACGGTCTGTTCAGAAACACTGTCACAGAGATCGGTGCCAATGAATACCCAGATATCCAAACCTCCTCCATCATCGTCGACAATGCGTCCATGCAAGCCGTCGCAAAGCCACACCAGTTCGACGTCATGGTTACTCCATCTATGTACGGTACCATCATCGGTAACATCGGTGCCGCCTTGATCGGTGGTCCAGGTCTGGTCGCAGGTGCTCACTACGGCAGAGAGCACGCCGTGTTCGAACCAGGTTCCCAACACGTCGGTCTAGATATCAAGGGTAAGAACGTTGCCAACCCAACCGCAATGATCTTGTCCTCCACATTAATGTTGCAGCATCTAGGTCTAACAGAATCCGCTAAGAGAATCGCAAAGGCCACACACGACGTCATCTCCTTGGGACAagtcaccaccaaggacaTCGGTGGTTCAGCATCTACTACTGAATTCACAGAAGCAATCATCAAGAGATTGGGTGaattgtaa
- the FMC1 gene encoding Fmc1p (CAGL0G02695g~Ortholog(s) have role in macroautophagy, mitochondrial proton-transporting ATP synthase complex assembly and mitochondrial matrix localization) translates to MSAAHTYRSVVRSIVKFERPNVLQQLAKKQKEDIAKLTYRRIQVVRDQMTHKSDPVKLKELNKEAILLGAQVEKLKKWDPARDKRALFMKDRDLVRDIVMSSLQDTRSKSHLKNIEMFLTNQREYEELIERYNPGKKLSQDEKVKRTANKVGLEIPPDLV, encoded by the coding sequence ATGTCTGCAGCTCATACGTACAGGTCGGTGGTGCGCAGTATTGTGAAGTTCGAGAGGCCCAATGTTCTGCAACAGCTGGCCAAGAAGCAGAAGGAGGACATCGCTAAGCTTACATACAGGCGTATCCAGGTGGTACGTGACCAGATGACGCACAAGAGCGATCCTGTGAAGCTGAAAGAATTGAACAAGGAGGCCATCCTGCTCGGTGCGCAGGTGGAGAAACTAAAGAAGTGGGACCCTGCGAGAGATAAACGTGCGTTGTTCATGAAAGATAGAGACTTGGTTCGAGATATTGTAATGTCTAGTCTCCAGGATACAAGATCGAAGAGCCACTTGAAAAATATCGAGATGTTCTTGACTAACCAAAGAGAGTACGAGGAATTGATAGAGAGATACAATCCCGGTAAAAAACTGTCTCAGGATGAGAAAGTCAAGAGAACTGCTAATAAAGTTGGCCTGGAGATCCCCCCTGATCTTGTATAA
- the SGA1 gene encoding glucan 1,4-alpha-glucosidase (CAGL0G02717g~Ortholog(s) have glucan 1,4-alpha-glucosidase activity, role in glycogen catabolic process and Golgi apparatus, endoplasmic reticulum, fungal-type vacuole, prospore membrane localization): MFLWIVGVLSLYVSLPFVKFLRSDAVSWHDRYVPRGNFTEWVHAQNSIALERLLDNFIDENGAILASPSRNEPDYYYQWVRDSAIVVNTLVKQLPAIEQNLQYDQLVHRRILQFLNNSFVLQRLDNLSGKGVPTSIRGLGEPKFNVDNTQFNENWGRPQNDGPPLRIITILNYLQHLNNTGKQIDHIITHNAKEGFLPFKVTKDIFDNILFWDLQFIVDEWKSENFDLWEEVRGHHFFTSVMQLYAIERTLPIAKQNHLLRKKFVESLVDTRHKIREFILDNRTGFISKSANHIISCPEIYGKRSGLDIATILASIYTHDGSNTSEHLDLFHVDNRYILNTLYGLTESMSDLYPINKENERHSKKHNLAAVALGRYPEDVYDGVGISEGNPWYLATAAAAEHMYKLARKFIEDEKSIPISPSDEFWKFIIETDSKDKFDVKYHSHAFNETIKSFVALGDSFLDKIRLHVADDGSMSEQINKYTGYNQGASDLTWSYGSYLNAYQAREEILAYLSH; encoded by the coding sequence ATGTTTCTGTGGATTGTTGGAGTGTTGTCGCTGTATGTGTCGTTGCCCTTTGTGAAATTTCTCCGTAGCGATGCTGTCTCTTGGCATGACAGGTATGTGCCAAGAGGTAATTTCACAGAGTGGGTGCATGCACAGAACTCCATTGCTCTGGAGAGGTTGCTGGACAACTTCATCGATGAGAACGGTGCCATACTGGCTTCACCCTCTCGAAATGAGCCCGATTACTACTACCAGTGGGTAAGAGACAGTGCTATTGTGGTCAATACATTAGTTAAACAGTTGCCTGCAATTGAACAGAACCTGCAATATGATCAATTGGTGCATAGGAGGATACTCCAGTTCTTGAACAACTCGTTTGTGTTGCAACGCTTGGATAATCTCTCCGGTAAAGGAGTTCCAACTTCAATAAGAGGGTTGGGTGAGCCCAAATTCAACGTTGACAACACCCAGTTTAACGAAAATTGGGGCAGACCCCAGAATGATGGCCCACCTTTACGAATAATTACCATCTTGAATTACTTACAACATTTGAACAACACAGGTAAACAGATTGATCACATTATTACTCATAATGCCAAAGAGGGTTTCCTACCTTTCAAGGTAACAAAAGATATATTTGacaatattctattttggGATTTGCAATTCATAGTCGATGAATGGAAAAGTGAAAACTTCGACCTATGGGAAGAAGTTAGGGGACATCATTTCTTCACCTCTGTTATGCAGCTTTATGCAATTGAGAGAACATTACCAATCGCTAAACAGAATCACTtattgagaaaaaaatttgtgGAATCTCTGGTGGATACTAGACATAAGATTCGTGAATTCATATTAGACAATAGGACAGGGTTCATTTCAAAATCTGCTAACCACATCATATCATGCCCGGAGATCTATGGCAAGCGCTCGGGTTTAGATATTGCGACCATATTGGCTAGTATTTACACCCATGATGGTAGTAATACATCTGAACATCTAGACTTATTTCATGTGGACAACCGCTATATACTGAATACATTATATGGTCTCACCGAATCCATGTCAGACTTGTACCCGATAAACAAAGAGAACGAGAGGCATTCAAAGAAGCATAATCTAGCCGCTGTGGCACTAGGTAGATATCCGGAGGATGTGTATGATGGTGTCGGAATATCAGAAGGTAACCCATGGTACTTAGCCACTGCTGCTGCCGCCGAACACATGTACAAACTTGCAAGAAAATTCatagaagatgaaaaaagTATTCCAATTTCTCCAAGTGACGAATTTTGGAAATTTATTATCGAGACGGATAGTAAAGATAAATTTGATGTGAAGTATCATTCACACGCATTCAATGAAACAATCAAATCATTTGTTGCTTTAGGGGACTCGTTTCTCGACAAAATCAGATTACATGTAGCCGACGATGGATCTATGAGTGAACAAATAAACAAGTACACAGGGTATAACCAAGGTGCCTCTGATCTAACATGGTCTTATGGTTCTTATTTGAATGCGTATCAAGCTAGAGAGGAAATTCTAGCTTATTTATCGCATTGA